From Pseudoalteromonas viridis, the proteins below share one genomic window:
- the corC gene encoding CNNM family magnesium/cobalt transport protein CorC (CorC(YbeX) belongs to the Cyclin M Mg2+ Exporter (CNNM) family, and was characterized as belonging to a set of three proteins, at least one of which must be present for CorA to function.) gives MSDENSQSSQGSSSKTWLGRITQMLQGEPQNKEELVEVIADAQERALIDPETKDMMEGVLSVSELKVRDIMIPRSQMVTLDIDQDLESQLPAMVESSHSRFPVICEDKDHVEGILLAKDLLPLIVQRDSELPTIREYLRPAVVVPESKRVDALLNEFRQKRYHMAIVIDEYGGVSGLVTIEDILETIVGEIEDEHDNEDEQQAIRQLSKHVFNVQALTPLDEFNDFFKTEYDTQEADTIGGIILHAFGHMPSRGETIDIAPLQFKVTNSDNRRILQLQVTMPKAEHVEDVFE, from the coding sequence ATGAGCGACGAAAACTCGCAAAGTAGTCAGGGTTCTTCGAGCAAGACCTGGCTGGGACGCATCACTCAGATGCTGCAAGGGGAACCCCAAAATAAAGAAGAGTTGGTAGAAGTAATTGCCGACGCGCAGGAACGAGCCCTGATCGACCCTGAAACCAAAGACATGATGGAAGGCGTACTCAGTGTCTCTGAACTGAAAGTCCGTGACATCATGATCCCGCGCTCACAAATGGTGACGCTGGATATTGATCAGGACCTGGAGTCGCAGTTACCCGCTATGGTTGAATCCAGCCATTCGCGCTTTCCAGTCATTTGCGAAGACAAAGATCATGTCGAAGGCATTTTACTGGCCAAAGATCTGCTACCGCTGATTGTTCAGCGTGACAGTGAACTGCCAACCATCCGTGAATACTTGCGACCTGCCGTTGTGGTGCCAGAAAGTAAACGTGTTGATGCTCTGCTCAATGAGTTTCGTCAAAAACGCTATCACATGGCCATTGTTATTGATGAGTATGGTGGTGTTTCGGGCCTGGTGACCATCGAAGATATTCTGGAAACCATCGTAGGTGAAATCGAAGATGAGCACGACAACGAAGACGAACAGCAGGCCATTCGCCAGCTTTCTAAACACGTGTTCAACGTTCAGGCGCTGACTCCACTGGATGAATTCAACGACTTCTTTAAAACAGAATATGACACGCAAGAAGCAGACACCATAGGCGGGATCATCTTGCATGCTTTTGGCCATATGCCAAGCCGGGGCGAAACCATTGATATTGCACCTTTGCAGTTCAAGGTTACCAACTCGGACAATCGCCGTATTTTGCAGTTACAGGTGACCATGCCAAAAGCTGAACATGTTGAAGACGTTTTCGAATAA
- the ybeY gene encoding rRNA maturation RNase YbeY, with protein MSLEVDLQIASDFANLPSAEQFQLWAEKALLAYKEEAEVTIRIADEAESQELNSQYRGKDKPTNVLSFPFEAPPGIELPLVGDLIICPQVVFREAEEQEKTFHDHFAHMVVHGCLHLLGFDHINEQDADEMESLEKEFLADLGIADPYRDDV; from the coding sequence ATGTCGCTTGAGGTAGATCTACAGATTGCCAGTGACTTCGCCAACCTGCCCTCTGCTGAACAATTTCAGTTGTGGGCCGAAAAAGCACTCCTTGCGTATAAGGAAGAGGCCGAGGTCACCATACGGATTGCAGATGAAGCGGAAAGCCAGGAACTGAACAGCCAGTACCGCGGTAAAGACAAGCCCACTAATGTGCTGTCTTTTCCTTTTGAAGCACCGCCTGGCATTGAATTGCCTTTAGTTGGCGACCTAATTATTTGTCCTCAGGTGGTTTTTCGTGAGGCCGAAGAACAGGAAAAAACTTTCCATGATCATTTTGCCCATATGGTGGTACACGGGTGCTTGCATTTGTTGGGCTTTGACCATATAAATGAACAGGACGCCGATGAAATGGAAAGTCTTGAAAAAGAATTCTTAGCCGATCTGGGCATTGCTGACCCATATCGAGATGACGTTTAA